In a genomic window of Flavobacterium lipolyticum:
- a CDS encoding SusC/RagA family TonB-linked outer membrane protein: protein MKFKFFQRKTVVLFFVLLAQFALAQERVVSGIVSDNAGLPLPGASVLIKGTKTGAQTDFDGKYSIKTSQNAVLIFNYIGMKAVEVTVTGNTANVSLSPASEQLGEVVVTALGLKREKKSLGYATQEIKGEDLTKVNNGNVANAISGKIAGVQIRRNNNIGGSTNVVIRGTTSLTGNNQALWIVDGIPLNNDNTNSADQKSGGNTGGYDYGNAASDINPDDIETMNVLKGAAASALYGSRASNGVILVTLKKGSKSKGGLGVSFSSGVTVGVVDKKTLPEYQNQYGGGYGDFYGTVDLGSGVHPYAATDDASWGPKFDPNLLVYNWSSFYPELPGYGKATPWTAVKKNPNDFYQKSLTFINNIAFTGSGEKGDFRFGYTNYNMNQGILPNSNNRKDNFNFSGSYNILPKTKISASANYLKADAKGMNETGYGDGGNNYLSSIRQWYSTSVDFQDLKDAYDLTGKNTTWSVGGPNDLTLQFHDNPYFQRYNNYNTLNRDRFFGNFALNTQITDWFEITGKGAVDTYNQLQEERIAVGSKRTPNALGQYTRFDKTFREINFDLIMNFKTNITDGIKFNGMLGANSRRSVSKSIFTATNGGLVVPGIYALSNSIDKINSPGESEVAIGTNSVYANASFNFMETYFLEGSYRVDKSSTLPSSNSTYTYPSITGTYIFSNHIKTNWLSFGKLRLNYAETGNDAPFAVIAATYPKGDNFGPDGIRFSTENNKSNSNLKSELTRGLEAGIELKLFNNRVGLDFSYYKSNTTNQILSVETPTQTGYTRAWINGGDVQNKGYEVTLSVIPVKTANFSWEAKVNWSTNKNEVISLGGADRISLGSFQGVGYVAEVGKPIGQLIGSGFTYLNGEKVIRSNGRYLQTAGATIGDINPDWIGGLNNVITYKNFSLNFLIDVKKGGDVYSLDQRFGHTTGIYESTVSNNHLGNPQRNPIASGGGILLSGVKEDGTPNDKVVSVEGANGYSFYNSMPEQQYVYDASYVKLRELGLSYRLPSKFLAKTFITNMILSVNGSNLWIIHKNLPYADPEAGLSSGNLQGFQTGVLPTSKEYNFNMKVQF, encoded by the coding sequence ATGAAATTCAAGTTTTTTCAAAGAAAAACGGTAGTACTTTTTTTTGTACTGCTAGCACAATTTGCGCTCGCACAGGAGCGGGTTGTATCGGGAATTGTTTCAGATAATGCAGGCTTACCTTTACCGGGTGCGAGTGTATTGATCAAAGGAACAAAAACAGGAGCTCAAACTGATTTTGACGGTAAATATTCTATAAAGACAAGTCAAAACGCTGTTTTAATCTTTAATTATATTGGAATGAAGGCTGTAGAGGTAACCGTTACGGGGAATACTGCCAATGTTTCTTTATCTCCTGCTTCAGAGCAGCTTGGGGAGGTTGTTGTTACGGCGTTGGGGCTTAAAAGAGAAAAGAAATCTTTAGGTTATGCCACTCAGGAAATTAAAGGAGAAGACCTGACCAAAGTAAACAATGGTAACGTAGCCAATGCAATTTCAGGTAAAATTGCCGGTGTACAAATCAGACGTAACAATAATATTGGAGGTTCAACGAATGTGGTGATTCGTGGTACTACTTCCTTAACCGGAAACAATCAGGCGTTATGGATTGTAGACGGTATTCCGTTGAATAATGACAATACCAATAGTGCCGATCAGAAAAGCGGAGGTAACACAGGAGGATACGATTACGGAAATGCCGCTTCGGATATCAATCCTGACGATATCGAAACGATGAACGTACTGAAAGGAGCTGCAGCTTCTGCTTTGTATGGTTCAAGAGCTTCAAACGGGGTGATCCTTGTAACGCTAAAAAAAGGAAGTAAATCTAAAGGAGGTTTAGGCGTAAGTTTTAGCTCCGGAGTTACTGTTGGTGTAGTCGATAAAAAAACCTTACCAGAGTATCAAAATCAATACGGTGGAGGATATGGTGACTTCTACGGAACAGTTGATTTAGGAAGTGGGGTACATCCATATGCTGCAACCGATGATGCCTCATGGGGACCTAAATTTGATCCTAATTTGTTAGTGTACAACTGGAGTTCTTTCTACCCTGAATTACCGGGTTACGGAAAAGCTACGCCCTGGACAGCAGTAAAGAAAAATCCAAATGATTTTTACCAAAAGAGCTTGACGTTCATTAATAATATTGCTTTTACCGGATCAGGTGAAAAAGGAGATTTCAGATTTGGTTATACGAACTATAACATGAATCAGGGGATTTTGCCAAACAGTAACAATCGTAAAGACAATTTTAACTTCTCCGGAAGCTATAACATTCTGCCTAAAACTAAAATTTCGGCATCGGCTAATTATTTAAAAGCAGATGCGAAAGGAATGAATGAAACCGGTTACGGTGATGGTGGAAACAACTATCTGAGCAGTATCAGACAATGGTATTCTACAAGTGTAGATTTTCAGGATTTAAAAGATGCTTATGATCTTACAGGAAAAAATACAACCTGGAGTGTTGGAGGACCAAATGATTTAACACTGCAGTTTCATGACAATCCTTATTTTCAAAGATACAACAACTACAATACTTTAAATCGTGATCGTTTTTTCGGAAACTTTGCTTTGAATACACAAATCACCGATTGGTTTGAGATTACAGGTAAAGGTGCTGTAGATACCTATAATCAGTTACAGGAAGAGCGCATTGCTGTGGGATCAAAAAGAACACCAAATGCACTTGGACAATATACCAGATTTGATAAAACGTTCAGAGAGATCAACTTCGATTTGATCATGAATTTTAAAACTAATATTACAGACGGAATTAAGTTCAACGGAATGCTTGGAGCTAATTCAAGACGTTCAGTGAGTAAGTCCATTTTTACAGCGACAAATGGCGGACTGGTAGTGCCTGGAATTTATGCTTTGAGTAATTCTATTGATAAAATCAACAGCCCTGGTGAGTCAGAAGTAGCCATCGGTACCAACAGTGTTTATGCTAATGCGAGTTTCAATTTTATGGAAACTTATTTCTTAGAGGGAAGTTATCGTGTAGATAAATCTTCAACGTTACCATCAAGTAATAGTACTTATACGTACCCTTCGATTACAGGAACTTATATCTTTAGTAACCACATTAAAACAAATTGGTTGTCTTTTGGAAAACTTCGTTTGAATTATGCAGAAACAGGTAATGATGCTCCGTTTGCTGTCATTGCAGCAACTTATCCAAAAGGTGATAATTTTGGACCTGACGGAATTCGTTTCTCTACAGAAAACAATAAAAGTAACTCTAATTTAAAAAGTGAGCTGACAAGAGGTCTTGAAGCCGGTATAGAACTTAAATTGTTCAATAATCGTGTAGGTCTTGATTTCTCTTACTACAAAAGCAATACAACCAATCAGATTCTTTCAGTGGAAACACCTACACAAACCGGATACACCAGAGCCTGGATAAACGGAGGTGATGTTCAAAATAAAGGATATGAGGTAACCTTGTCTGTAATTCCGGTAAAAACGGCCAATTTTAGCTGGGAAGCAAAAGTAAACTGGTCTACCAATAAAAATGAAGTAATTTCATTAGGAGGAGCTGACAGAATTTCGTTAGGATCTTTCCAGGGAGTAGGATATGTTGCTGAGGTTGGAAAACCAATTGGACAGTTGATCGGTTCCGGATTTACTTATTTAAACGGAGAAAAAGTAATTCGTTCAAACGGAAGATATTTACAAACGGCCGGAGCAACAATTGGGGATATAAACCCGGATTGGATTGGTGGTTTGAACAACGTAATTACCTATAAAAATTTCTCATTGAACTTTTTGATTGATGTGAAAAAAGGAGGAGACGTTTATTCATTAGACCAGCGTTTCGGACATACTACAGGTATTTATGAAAGTACGGTTTCGAACAACCATTTAGGAAATCCACAAAGAAATCCGATCGCAAGCGGCGGAGGGATTCTGTTGTCTGGGGTTAAAGAAGACGGAACTCCAAATGATAAAGTGGTAAGTGTAGAAGGAGCAAATGGATATTCATTTTACAACTCCATGCCGGAACAGCAATATGTTTACGATGCTTCTTATGTGAAATTACGTGAATTAGGATTAAGCTACAGATTGCCATCAAAATTCCTGGCGAAGACTTTTATCACCAACATGATTTTGTCAGTTAATGGAAGCAACTTGTGGATTATTCATAAAAATCTGCCGTACGCTGATCCGGAAGCAGGACTTTCGTCAGGAAATCTTCAGGGCTTTCAAACTGGAGTTTTGCCTACCTCAAAAGAGTATAACTTTAATATGAAAGTTCAATTCTAA
- a CDS encoding S9 family peptidase — protein MIKKHFLLLLLVCSGIWAQKDIDINELKWLPNSHSFWVNSGKDILVYDVDKLNQNTTVLTRQQLTNAGFNGEVEELVWNQNKTKVLVYTNSKKVWRANTRGDYWFFDLTTGKGRKLGAGLEESSLMFAKFSADNENVAYVSKHNIYLENLASGKITALTTDGTDKVINGTFDWVYEEELAARDGFRWSPDGKSIAFWRVDASETKFHLMINNTDALYPFVIPVEYPKAGEKPSAVKIGVIDIASLKTNWLDIPGEPDNNYLVRMEWVAKDEVMAIQLNRNQNQASIYNCNTQSGKATLVYQEKSAEWIDVFDISSGVYDGFPCQFVDNGKSFLWSSDADGWMHVYKISRDGKKKKLITTGNFDAYFKAYNDKTKSIYYIASPKDATQRYLYETNINSLKTKRITPEVFEGTNEYEFSTDGSYAKHTNSNINRDFNVRLVSLSDHKKILPKEADVLVKPTRDFSLEKFKVSTVDGVEIDGIMAKPLDFDPTKKYPVFFYVYGEPMASVANDMPYFNGFIDFLIPKGYIGIAMDNRGTPVLKGRKWRKSIYKNIGIINTRDQAMAAKEVLKWNFIDANRVAIHGWSGGGAVTLNLMFQYPEIYKTGVAIAAVTDQHFYDNIYTERYMGLPDENEAAYIQASPVTHAKNLQGNLLYIHGTGDDNVHYKNAEVLIDELIKYDKVFNLMIYPNRTHSIHEGEGTRKHLVDTFIKFIEEKCPPGAK, from the coding sequence ATGATTAAAAAACACTTCTTACTGCTTCTTTTGGTTTGCTCGGGCATTTGGGCTCAAAAGGATATTGATATTAACGAATTAAAGTGGCTGCCCAATTCACATTCGTTTTGGGTAAATTCCGGAAAGGATATTTTGGTATATGATGTGGATAAACTCAATCAGAATACCACTGTTTTAACCAGACAGCAATTAACAAATGCAGGTTTTAACGGAGAAGTAGAAGAATTAGTCTGGAACCAGAATAAAACCAAAGTTCTCGTTTATACCAATTCAAAAAAAGTGTGGAGAGCCAATACCAGAGGTGACTATTGGTTTTTTGACTTGACGACCGGAAAAGGAAGAAAATTGGGAGCCGGCTTAGAAGAGTCTTCTTTAATGTTTGCCAAATTTTCTGCGGATAACGAAAATGTAGCTTACGTTTCAAAACACAATATTTACCTTGAAAATCTGGCGTCAGGAAAGATTACCGCTTTAACGACAGATGGAACTGATAAGGTAATCAATGGAACTTTTGACTGGGTTTACGAAGAAGAACTGGCCGCACGTGACGGATTTCGCTGGAGTCCTGATGGTAAAAGTATAGCTTTTTGGCGTGTAGATGCTTCGGAGACAAAGTTTCACTTAATGATTAACAATACAGACGCTTTATACCCATTTGTAATTCCGGTAGAATATCCAAAAGCTGGAGAAAAACCTTCTGCTGTAAAAATTGGAGTTATTGATATCGCTTCTTTAAAAACCAACTGGCTTGATATTCCGGGTGAACCGGATAATAATTATTTGGTTCGTATGGAATGGGTGGCAAAAGATGAGGTAATGGCTATACAATTGAATCGAAATCAAAATCAGGCTTCGATTTACAATTGCAATACGCAGTCTGGGAAAGCAACTTTAGTGTATCAGGAAAAATCAGCAGAATGGATTGATGTTTTTGATATTTCCTCTGGCGTGTACGATGGTTTTCCTTGTCAGTTTGTAGACAACGGTAAATCTTTTTTATGGAGTTCAGATGCCGATGGCTGGATGCATGTGTACAAAATAAGCCGTGACGGAAAAAAGAAAAAACTGATCACAACTGGAAATTTCGATGCTTATTTTAAAGCTTATAATGACAAGACAAAATCAATTTATTATATCGCAAGTCCAAAAGATGCTACGCAGCGTTATCTGTATGAGACGAATATTAATTCGCTTAAAACCAAAAGAATAACTCCGGAAGTATTTGAAGGAACTAATGAATATGAGTTTTCGACAGACGGATCGTATGCCAAACACACCAATTCTAATATCAATCGCGATTTTAATGTACGCTTAGTTTCACTTTCCGATCATAAAAAAATACTGCCAAAAGAGGCTGATGTTTTGGTAAAACCAACACGTGACTTTTCATTAGAGAAATTCAAAGTAAGCACTGTCGACGGAGTTGAAATCGATGGAATCATGGCAAAACCTCTTGATTTTGATCCGACAAAAAAATACCCGGTGTTCTTTTACGTTTACGGAGAGCCAATGGCTTCGGTAGCGAATGACATGCCTTATTTTAATGGATTTATTGACTTTTTAATTCCTAAAGGCTATATTGGAATTGCAATGGACAATAGAGGAACTCCGGTTTTGAAAGGAAGAAAATGGAGAAAATCAATTTACAAAAATATTGGAATCATCAACACCCGTGATCAGGCTATGGCGGCCAAAGAAGTACTGAAATGGAACTTTATTGATGCGAACAGAGTGGCCATACACGGATGGAGCGGAGGTGGAGCCGTAACTTTGAATCTAATGTTTCAGTATCCTGAGATCTATAAAACCGGAGTAGCCATCGCAGCAGTTACCGATCAGCATTTTTACGATAATATTTACACCGAACGTTATATGGGATTGCCGGACGAGAATGAAGCTGCCTATATTCAGGCTTCACCCGTAACACACGCAAAGAACTTACAAGGAAATTTGCTTTACATTCACGGAACCGGCGATGATAATGTGCACTATAAAAATGCAGAAGTTTTGATTGATGAACTGATCAAATACGACAAAGTTTTTAATTTAATGATCTATCCAAATCGTACGCACAGCATTCATGAAGGCGAAGGAACCCGAAAACATTTAGTCGATACTTTTATAAAATTTATAGAAGAAAAGTGTCCTCCGGGAGCGAAATAA
- a CDS encoding aminopeptidase P family protein, with translation MRYDSIPASLFENNRKRFVEKMQINSLAILTSNDVMPNNADDVMGFAQNNDLFYLSGIEQDETILVLYPDAFKEENRAILFVKEVSEHTLIWDGDFLTKEKVTALSGIKNVKWIHEFEKVLQLFAFEADAIYLGHNEHIKRITSEMNTRQDRMIQWCKQKYPLHHYERVAKITRELRPVKSDEEIALIRKAVAISIEGFKALLKAVQPNVKEYELEAELAYHYIKNGGNRHAFKPIIASGKNACVLHYNTNDSVCQDGDMLLVDFGVCYGNYNSDTTRCLPVNGKFSARQKEVYQSVLHCLKEGSKFLKPGVLSKEYEAQMAGLVEVELVKLGLITLEEIAVQDPENPVYKKYFMHGTAHFLGLDVHDVGLYSKPFEKGMVLTCEPGIYIREEGIGCRLENDYLLTEDGNINLSEDMPIEIEEIEQLLNTK, from the coding sequence ATGAGATACGATTCAATTCCGGCTTCTTTATTCGAAAATAACCGTAAGAGGTTTGTCGAAAAAATGCAGATTAACAGTTTGGCTATTCTTACTTCAAACGATGTGATGCCCAATAATGCAGATGATGTCATGGGGTTTGCACAAAATAATGATTTGTTTTATCTGTCCGGAATTGAGCAGGACGAAACTATTCTGGTGCTCTATCCCGATGCTTTTAAAGAAGAAAACAGAGCTATTTTATTTGTAAAAGAAGTCAGTGAACATACGTTAATCTGGGATGGAGATTTCTTGACCAAAGAAAAAGTTACAGCTCTTTCCGGAATTAAAAATGTAAAATGGATACACGAATTTGAAAAAGTCCTGCAGCTGTTTGCCTTCGAGGCCGATGCCATTTATCTGGGACATAACGAGCACATTAAAAGAATAACTTCGGAAATGAATACCCGCCAGGATCGAATGATTCAGTGGTGCAAGCAAAAATATCCGCTGCATCACTACGAGCGAGTGGCCAAAATAACGAGAGAGTTGCGTCCTGTAAAATCAGATGAAGAGATCGCTTTAATCCGAAAAGCCGTGGCTATAAGTATCGAAGGATTCAAAGCATTGTTAAAAGCGGTACAGCCGAATGTAAAAGAATACGAACTGGAGGCTGAACTCGCGTACCATTATATTAAAAACGGAGGAAATCGTCATGCCTTCAAACCTATTATCGCTTCGGGCAAGAATGCCTGTGTCTTACATTACAATACCAATGATTCGGTTTGTCAGGACGGCGATATGCTTTTGGTCGATTTTGGGGTTTGTTATGGCAATTACAATTCCGATACTACGCGCTGTCTTCCGGTAAACGGAAAATTTTCAGCCCGTCAGAAAGAAGTTTACCAATCGGTTTTGCACTGTCTGAAAGAAGGATCAAAATTTTTAAAACCGGGTGTTTTATCGAAAGAGTACGAAGCGCAGATGGCAGGTCTGGTGGAAGTCGAACTGGTAAAATTAGGTTTGATTACTTTGGAAGAAATTGCAGTGCAAGATCCCGAAAATCCTGTATACAAAAAATACTTCATGCACGGAACGGCTCACTTTTTAGGACTGGATGTTCATGATGTGGGGTTGTATTCCAAACCTTTTGAAAAAGGAATGGTGCTTACCTGCGAGCCTGGAATTTATATTCGGGAAGAAGGAATCGGCTGCCGACTGGAAAATGATTATTTGTTAACCGAAGACGGAAACATTAATTTATCCGAAGATATGCCTATTGAAATTGAAGAAATAGAACAGCTATTAAATACGAAATAA
- a CDS encoding NAD(P)/FAD-dependent oxidoreductase yields the protein MKRVSIVGGGIIGLCTAYYLAKEGFEVTVFDQSPMDDGCSYGNAGMIVPSHIIPLAQPGMIAQGIKWMFDSQSPFYVKPRLDANLMKWGLQFYKHANEKHVANAMPALRDLSLLSKELYQDFARENNSFFYEEKGLLMLYKTDKTAHEMFHEGREAEKLGLKVDYLSAAAVAKLENGTKTDILGGIHYKGDAHLYPQKFMQFIKEELKRLKVEIHSGTTVQDFTFDHHKITKIVTDKGIFATDEVVLAAGSWSPSLAKKLGISVSILPGKGYSFTLKDQDHKPSIPSILCEGKVAVTPMNNDIRFGGTMEITHTGDTKINKNRLQGIINSINEFYPDMQVGMPENKDTWFGFRPCTPSGMPIITRAKKVVNLTFATGHAMMGLSLAPATGKIITEIISGKTTSVDTKMFQL from the coding sequence ATGAAAAGAGTAAGTATAGTTGGAGGAGGTATAATAGGCTTGTGTACCGCTTATTATCTGGCTAAAGAAGGATTTGAGGTAACTGTTTTTGATCAGTCTCCTATGGATGATGGTTGTTCTTATGGAAATGCCGGAATGATCGTTCCGTCGCATATTATTCCGTTGGCACAGCCCGGTATGATTGCTCAGGGAATCAAATGGATGTTCGACAGTCAGAGTCCGTTTTATGTAAAACCGAGATTAGATGCCAATTTGATGAAATGGGGGCTGCAGTTTTACAAACATGCCAATGAGAAACACGTCGCAAATGCAATGCCGGCACTGCGTGATTTGTCATTGTTGAGTAAGGAATTGTATCAGGATTTTGCCAGAGAAAACAATTCGTTTTTCTACGAAGAAAAAGGACTTCTGATGTTGTACAAAACGGATAAAACAGCACATGAAATGTTTCATGAAGGACGAGAAGCCGAAAAGCTGGGTTTAAAAGTAGACTATCTTTCTGCAGCAGCAGTTGCAAAACTGGAGAACGGTACTAAAACCGATATTTTAGGAGGGATACACTATAAAGGCGACGCGCATTTGTATCCACAAAAATTCATGCAGTTTATCAAAGAAGAATTAAAGCGCTTAAAAGTAGAAATTCACTCCGGTACCACAGTACAGGATTTTACTTTCGATCATCATAAAATTACGAAGATCGTAACAGACAAAGGTATATTTGCCACAGATGAAGTTGTGCTGGCGGCAGGTTCCTGGAGTCCTTCACTGGCTAAAAAACTCGGGATTTCAGTTTCTATTTTACCGGGAAAAGGATACAGCTTTACACTGAAGGACCAAGATCACAAACCTTCGATTCCTTCGATTCTATGCGAAGGAAAGGTAGCCGTAACCCCTATGAACAATGATATTCGTTTTGGGGGAACTATGGAGATTACTCATACCGGAGATACCAAAATCAATAAAAACAGATTACAGGGAATCATAAACAGTATCAACGAGTTTTATCCCGATATGCAGGTGGGAATGCCTGAAAATAAGGATACCTGGTTTGGTTTCAGACCTTGTACACCTTCGGGAATGCCAATCATTACGCGTGCCAAAAAAGTTGTAAATTTGACTTTCGCCACCGGACATGCGATGATGGGGTTAAGCCTTGCACCGGCAACCGGAAAAATAATTACAGAGATTATTTCAGGCAAAACAACTTCGGTTGATACTAAAATGTTTCAATTATAA
- a CDS encoding 4-hydroxyproline epimerase produces MVKKTFFCVDAHTCGNPVRVVAGGGPNLTGANMSEKRQHFLKEFDWIRKGLMFEPRGHDMMSGSILYPPSDPANDFGILFIETSGCLPMCGHGTIGTITIAIEEGLITPKVPGKIRMEAPAGLVNIEYQQTGNKVDWVRLTNVKSYLAAEGLTIDCPELGEITFDVAYGGNYYAIVDPQENFSGIQNFSAGKIIQLSQEVRKRINAKYPDYFIHPENDTIRDVSHMLWTGEPLDPTSSGRNAVFYGDKAIDRSPCGTGTSARIAQLHAKGKLKVGEDFIHESYIGSKFIGKVVEETSIGEIPAIVPSIQGWAKVYGYNTIIIDEENDPYAHGFQVI; encoded by the coding sequence ATGGTAAAGAAGACTTTTTTTTGTGTAGATGCACACACTTGCGGGAATCCTGTAAGAGTGGTGGCAGGCGGTGGGCCGAATTTGACGGGCGCTAACATGAGCGAAAAACGCCAGCATTTTTTAAAAGAATTTGACTGGATCCGAAAAGGACTAATGTTTGAACCTCGCGGACATGATATGATGAGCGGAAGTATTTTATATCCACCAAGCGATCCTGCCAATGATTTTGGGATTTTGTTTATCGAAACTTCCGGTTGTCTGCCAATGTGCGGTCACGGAACCATTGGTACCATTACCATTGCCATTGAAGAAGGTTTGATTACTCCAAAAGTACCGGGAAAAATAAGAATGGAAGCTCCTGCCGGCCTCGTGAATATCGAGTACCAGCAAACCGGAAACAAAGTCGACTGGGTACGTCTGACTAATGTAAAATCGTATTTGGCAGCAGAAGGATTAACTATTGATTGTCCTGAACTGGGCGAAATTACTTTTGATGTGGCATACGGGGGAAACTATTATGCGATTGTGGATCCACAAGAAAATTTCTCCGGAATTCAGAATTTCTCAGCCGGTAAAATTATCCAGTTGAGTCAGGAAGTCCGTAAGAGAATTAATGCCAAATATCCGGACTATTTTATTCATCCGGAGAATGATACCATTCGTGATGTCAGCCATATGCTTTGGACGGGAGAGCCTTTGGATCCGACATCGTCAGGTCGAAATGCTGTTTTCTACGGAGACAAAGCCATCGATCGTTCTCCTTGCGGTACCGGAACATCAGCGAGAATTGCACAGCTGCATGCCAAAGGAAAACTTAAAGTAGGAGAAGATTTTATTCACGAAAGTTATATTGGCAGCAAGTTTATTGGAAAAGTGGTGGAGGAAACTTCAATTGGAGAAATTCCCGCGATTGTACCGAGCATTCAGGGCTGGGCAAAAGTATACGGTTACAACACCATCATCATCGATGAAGAAAATGATCCGTATGCTCATGGTTTTCAGGTGATTTAA
- a CDS encoding aldehyde dehydrogenase (NADP(+)), whose amino-acid sequence MITGKNYVGSTLKAAGNKTFKTFNPQQNVENPWVFTEATHEEIEEAVALAHQAFGTYKKYSGLERAGFLNAIADEIVALGNDLLVQYCSESGFPMGRAEGERGRMVGQLRAFAQMLIEGSWVQAAIDTAITDRVPAPKEDLRKILVPLGPVVVFGSSNFPFAFSTAGGDTASALAAGCPVIVKSHSMHVGTGEMVASAIIKAAQKTNMPEGVFSNLIGGGTTLGTALVKHPLVKAVGFTGSIRAGRALFDLAAQRPEPIPVFAEMGSVNPVVLLPNAVKVNSQKWATAYAGSITLGAGQFCTNPGLLFGIKGAELDKFSEELTQAIEKIEPFCMLHPSMKNGFEEGSATMLAQKGVVKIAEYKGDAAPNYGVQKVLTVDGKTFLENKTLSHEVFGPVSVLVQCDDEQQLLSIINQLDGQLTGTIIGEPEELKNQDELVAAMQSKVGRLIFNGVPTGVEVCPSMIHGGPYPASSDSRFTAVGIHAVYRWVRPFSYQNWPNELLPAALQNENPLQILRTLNNIQTKSQIT is encoded by the coding sequence ATGATTACAGGAAAAAATTACGTGGGAAGTACACTAAAAGCTGCTGGTAATAAAACGTTTAAAACATTTAATCCACAGCAGAATGTCGAAAATCCTTGGGTTTTTACAGAAGCAACTCATGAAGAAATTGAAGAAGCAGTTGCTTTGGCTCATCAGGCATTTGGAACGTATAAAAAATATTCCGGTTTAGAAAGAGCTGGTTTTTTAAATGCTATCGCTGACGAAATCGTAGCTTTAGGAAATGATTTGTTAGTTCAGTATTGCAGTGAATCCGGCTTTCCAATGGGCAGAGCAGAGGGGGAGCGCGGAAGAATGGTTGGTCAGCTACGCGCGTTTGCCCAAATGCTCATTGAAGGGAGCTGGGTTCAGGCTGCAATTGATACGGCAATAACAGACAGGGTTCCTGCGCCAAAAGAAGATTTGCGTAAAATTTTGGTACCTCTTGGGCCGGTGGTGGTTTTTGGGTCCAGTAATTTTCCGTTTGCATTTTCAACAGCTGGTGGAGATACCGCTTCAGCATTAGCGGCGGGTTGTCCTGTGATTGTAAAAAGTCATTCGATGCATGTGGGAACAGGCGAAATGGTTGCTTCGGCTATTATAAAAGCAGCGCAAAAAACAAATATGCCGGAGGGTGTTTTCTCCAATCTTATTGGTGGGGGTACAACGCTTGGAACCGCATTGGTGAAACATCCGTTAGTAAAAGCAGTTGGTTTTACCGGAAGTATCCGTGCCGGAAGAGCCTTGTTTGATCTGGCAGCACAGCGACCAGAGCCAATTCCGGTTTTTGCCGAGATGGGAAGTGTAAATCCTGTGGTGCTTTTGCCAAATGCCGTAAAGGTAAACAGTCAAAAATGGGCTACGGCTTATGCGGGATCGATCACGCTTGGAGCAGGTCAGTTTTGTACCAATCCGGGATTACTGTTTGGAATTAAGGGAGCTGAGTTAGATAAATTCTCAGAAGAATTAACACAGGCTATTGAGAAAATTGAGCCATTTTGTATGTTGCATCCCTCAATGAAAAATGGTTTTGAAGAAGGATCAGCAACAATGCTGGCACAGAAAGGTGTGGTGAAAATTGCAGAATACAAAGGTGACGCGGCACCAAATTACGGAGTACAGAAAGTGTTGACTGTAGACGGCAAAACTTTTTTAGAGAATAAAACCTTAAGTCATGAGGTTTTTGGACCTGTTTCGGTACTGGTGCAATGTGATGATGAACAACAATTGCTGAGCATTATTAATCAATTGGACGGGCAGCTAACAGGTACCATTATTGGAGAGCCTGAGGAATTGAAAAATCAGGACGAATTGGTTGCAGCGATGCAGAGTAAAGTGGGACGATTGATTTTTAACGGTGTTCCTACGGGAGTTGAAGTTTGTCCTTCAATGATTCACGGAGGGCCTTATCCGGCTTCTTCCGATTCGAGATTTACTGCCGTTGGAATTCATGCGGTTTATCGCTGGGTTCGACCGTTTAGTTATCAGAATTGGCCCAATGAATTATTACCTGCAGCATTGCAAAATGAGAATCCATTACAGATTTTAAGAACTTTAAATAATATTCAAACAAAATCCCAAATAACATAA